The Fructilactobacillus myrtifloralis genome segment TATAATCGGGCCCGCCAGGCTGCGATTACGACCGAAATCACTGAGATTACGGGTGGTCAAGAAGCATTGAATCACTAATGATGGGAGGAATTAACGCATAATGAGTGCTGGTAAAGTTTTACAAGTAATTGGACCGGTTGTCGATGTTGAATTTCCCCTAGATGGCGATTTACCTGAAATTAATGATGCTTTAAGAGTCCAAAAAGGCGATGACGATGTTTTAGTAACAGAAGTAGCGCTGGAATTGGGTGACGGAGTTGTCAGAACGATTGCCATGGACGGAACCGATGGGTTACGTCGTGGCATGGAAGTTGAAAACACGGGCAAGCCAATTGAAGTGCCCGTGGGTAATGACACACTAGGCCGAGTATTTAACGTTTTAGGCCAAACCATTGATGGTGGCCCGAAATTTGGTCCAGATGCTGAACGGTGGAGTATTCACCGGGCGGCACCTAAATTTGATGAAATCAACCCGTCCACCGAAGTGTTGGAAACGGGAATTAAGGTAATTGACTTACTGGCTCCCTACATTCGGGGAGGAAAAGTTGGTCTGTTCGGTGGTGCCGGAGTTGGTAAAACCGTTTTAATTCAAGAATTAATCCATAACATTGCGCAGGGACACAACGGAATTTCTGTCTTTACGGGGGTTGGAGAACGAACTCGTGAAGGGAACGATATGTACTTCGAAATGAAGAGTTCGGGAGTTCTGAAGCAAACTGCCATGGTGTATGGACAAATGAACGAGCCACCTGGTGCCCGGATGCGGGTTGCCTTAACGGGGCTAACGATTGCCGAATACTTCCGTGATGAAGCCGGTAAGGACGTGTTGTTGTTTATCGATAACATTTTCCGGTTTACCCAAGCGGGGACGGAAGTTTCCGCCCTGCTGGGCCGGATTCCATCGGCCGTAGGGTACCAACCAACGTTAGCAACTGAAATGGGTCAGCTCCAGGAACGGATTACCTCGACGAAGAAGGGGGCCATTACCTCGATTCAAGCGGTTTATGTTCCTGCCGATGATTATACTGACCCGGCGCCCGCAACGACGTTCGCGCACTTGGATGCCACGACGAACTTGGAACGTTCTTTAACGCAACAAGGGATTTATCCCGCCGTGGATCCGTTAGCATCAACCTCGTCTGCTTTGGATCCAGCCATCGTGGGTGAGGAACACTTCCAAGTGGCGAGCGAAGTGCAACACGAGTTGCAACGTTATCGGGAACTGCAAGACATCATCTCAATTTTGGGGATGGATGAATTGTCAGACGAAGAAAAGACGATTGTTGGTCGTGCCCGGCGGATTCAGTTCTTCCTGTCGCAACCATTCTCAGTCGCCGAAACGTTTACCAACGTGCCCGGAAAATACGTTTCCGTTCAAGACACTGTTGCTGGATTTAAGGGAATCTTAGAGGGAAAGTATGATTACATTCCTGAAGATTACTTTAGAAACTGTGGTCCAATCGACGACGTAGTTGCAAAGTATGAAGCGGCCCAAAAGGATACCGCCAAATAAGGAGGGATCTAATTGGCTGAAGCAAAGAACGTTTTAACCGTTAGTATCGTAACTCCCGATGGTTCGGTTTATACTAATGAACAGTGTTCGTTGGCAGTGGTCCAAACGCAGACTGGGGATCTCGGAATCATGGCAAATCACATTCCGGTGATTGCCGCGTTGCAGATTGCTCCGGCCGAGTTTAAAAACCAAGACGGGCAAACGGAAATTATCGCGGTCAACGGGGGCTTTGTTGAATTTTCGAATAATGAGTTGACGATTGTGGCTGATAGTGCGGAACGCAAAGATCAAATTGACGTGAACCGGGCTACTAGTGCCAAGGAACGGGCTCAAAAAGAAATTGAGGAAGCCAACAGTAACCATGACGCCGATACCATGAAACGGGCTGAAGTCGAATTACGGCGGGCCTTAAATCGGATTAACGTTGCGAACCGACGTTAAAAAGTTAGTAAAAGGGAAATCACCAATTGGTGGTTTCCCTTTTTGTATTTGGAGGGGAAAAGTAAGTAAACGGCGTGGTTCGCGCGGACACGGCCAGCGTTTTATGATAAGATTAAGGGTAGCAATAATTGGAGGAAGATTAGCATGAATGGATTTGGGTTACAGGCTTTGATTAGCATTATTAGTCAGTTATTTTTTGTCATTTTGGCTTTTTGGGCCATCCAAGGAATTCATTTTGAACGGTTTGTTCCCATCAAAGAGCAACAGGGAAAAGTGTTACTGGTGCTCCTAGCGTTGGGACTGGGCTCTTTGAGCAGTAATTTCTTTCTCTCCTTTATTGATAACTTAAAAAACTTACAATTTTTATTTTAAACCGACTGGGAGAAGAAAAGATGGATAAAATTATTGTACGCGGTGGCAACCGCTTATCCGGAAGTGTTCACATCGAGGGAGCAAAGAATGCCGTGCTCCCCATTTTAGCCGCCACGATTTTAGGTAGTGAAGCACAGAGTGTGATTACAAACAGTCCAATTCTTTCGGATGTGCACGTGATGAACGAAGTGTTGCGGAGTTTGAATTTACAGGTTGATTTTGACGAAAATCACAATCAAATTACGGTGGATGCGACCGGATCAATTAGTAGTGAAGCACCCTTTGAATACGTATCGAAAATGCGGGCTTCGATTGTGGTCTTGGGACCACTGTTAGCGCGGCTGGGTCAGGCTCGGGTGGCCCTGCCCGGTGGTTGTGCAATTGGATCACGCCCGATTGACATCCACTTAAAGGGTTTTGAGGCCATGGGAGCCACGATTGAGCAACACGAAGGTTACGTAGAAGCAAGTGCACCCAATGGCTTACAGGGAGCCGAAATTTACTTTGATTTTCCAAGCGTGGGAGCGACCCAGAACGTCATGATGGCGGCGACGCTCGCTCATGGCACTACGGTGATTAAAAATGTGGCCCGAGAACCAGAAATCGTCGATTTGGCGGACATGTTAAACGACATGGGGGCCCACATCACGGGGGCCGGTACCGATACGATCACCATTGAGGGAGTAACTAAGCTCCATGGCGTTCACCATGAAGTGGTGCAGGACCGGATTGAGGCGGGGACCTTTATGGCGGCCGCAGCGGTGACGAAGGGGAACGTTCTGGTTGAACATGCGATTGTTGAACACAACCTTCCGTTTATCGCCAAACTGCGGGAGATGGGCGTAACCGTCACCCAGGAGGAACAAGGGGTGCGCATCATTGGCCCTGACACCTTACAACCAGTTGACGTAGAAACCGCGCCGTATCCAGGTTTTCCAACCGACATGCAACCGCAGATGACCGTCTTACAACTGGCGGCTGACGGGGTCAGCACGTTAACCGAAAATGTGTTTGAAAACCGATTTATGCACTTGGATGAATTACGGCGGATGAACGCCAAATTTGAAATCAAGGGGAATACCGTAGTAATGCACGGTCCCACTCATTTTGAAGGGGCTGAAGTGGCCGCCACGGATTTACGGGCAGCAGCAGCGTTGATTATGGCCGGCCTAATTGCCACGGGGGTTACACACATCACTAACCTGCAGTACCTAGATCGAGGGTACTATGAAATTGAAAAGAAACTCCGCCACCTCGGGGCAAACATTGAACGGGTTTCCACTGGGAACTAGCGGTCTGAAACGATAATTATGGTATAATTTACACAATTAGCGAAAGTGGGAAAGGAAGAACAAAAGATGGCCCAAGATATTGGAATTGACTTAGGAACAGCCAACGTGCTGGTATCGGTAACGGGAAAGGGAGTCGTGTTAAACGAACCTTCCGTCGTTGCAATTGATACGAAAACGAACAAGGTGCTGGCAGTCGGAAAAGAAGCCTACGAAATGGTCGGCCGGACACCTGGCAACATTAAAGCCATTCGGCCGTTAAAGGATGGGGTAATCTCTGACTTTGACGTGACGGAAGCGATGTTGAACTACTTCATTAAAAAATTAAGCGTTAAGGGCATGGTTTCCAAACCGAAGGTAATGATTTGTGCCCCAACCAACATTACGAACATTGAGCGGAAGGCGATTATCGAAGCCGCCCAAAAATCGGTTGGAGGCGAGGTCTTTTTAGAAGAAGAACCTAAAGTGGCTGCCATTGGAGCGGGGATGGACATCTTCGAACCCACTGGGAGTATGGTGATTGATATTGGTGGGGGAACCTCTGACATCGCCGTCGTTTCGCTCGGAGACATCGTGGCTAGTAAGTCACTGAAGTTAGCCGGCGACGTGATGAACCAAGACATCGTGGATTACATGAAACGGACCCATAACATCGTCATTGGGGAACACACGGCCGAAAAAATTAAGAAAACGATTGGAACTGCCAAGGCAGATCCAAACGACATCAAAGAAATTGAAGTTCGGGGCCGAGATGCCGTTAGTGGAATGCCGATTTCCGTTAACATCAACAGTACGGAGATTGCTGATGCCATCCATACGTCCGTCCAGATGATTATTAACGCTGCGAAGAGCGTCTTAGAAACGATTCCACCGGAATTAGCGGCCGACATCATTGATCGGGGGGTTATGCTTACCGGAGGGGGCTCCATGTTAAATAACATTGACGTGGTAATTTCGGATGCCCTGACGGTACCAGTAATGGTGTCTGAAGATCCACTCGAAAACGTTGCTAAGGGAGCTAGTTCCCTACTGGAACACATTGACACGGAAAAGAAGCCGAAAAAGAGCTTTAGCTTGTTTGGTCGAAATAACTAGCGACCATGCAAACCCTGTTAGTGAAGTTAATTAAAGCTTATCAAGTCGGCATTTCAGCGCATACGCCCCCCACGTGTCGTTACCAACCAACGTGCTCGCACTATACCCAAACCGCCATTGAACGCTTTGGAAGCTGGCGGGGGTTACTGATGGGAGGAGCCCGGATTTTACGGTGTAATCCCCTGGTGCGCGGGGGCTTTGATCCAGTGCCGACGCGCTTTCAACTGCGGCGCACCCAGAAAACCCGGAATGGAGGCTAGAATGAGTCGCAAGGAAAAACAAATTGAATTAGAAGTGGTTGCTACGCCTAATCACGAAAACTTAGTCCAGATTAAGGGGCACACCGTTGGAAAAATCGTGCCGAATGCGGATAAGTTTGATTGTTACGTAGGTGAGCAAGTGTTTCACGAAAAAAACGAAGCGGACGCCTTACAACAGGTGATTCGTGAATATAATTTACATCAGAGATAACCGATAACTGAGATTAAGGAGAGTTAATCGTGTTTCAAAGAAAACAAGTGCAAGATGGTGATCGAATTGATTGGAGCATCATTTTTTGCGTACTGATGTTAGCCTTGGTCGGGCTTGGCTCGATTTACGTGGCCGTTTCGCATGATACCGGAGGCGTATCGGTGGTTCGAACCGTGGTTTCCCAGCTAGTGTGGTATGTAATTGGAGCGGTGGCGGTAGTCGTCATTATGCAGTTTGATTCCCAACAACTTTGGAAGATTGCGCCCTACGCTTATTGGTTTGGAATTTTCCTCCTGTTCGTCGTCCTGTTTCTATACAGTCGGGCGTACTTTGCGCAAACCGGAGCCAAAAGTTGGTTTGCCCTCGGGCCGTTTACCTTCCAACCCTCTGAAATTATGAAGCCGGCGTACATTTTGATGGAAGCCCGGGTTATCGCGGATCACAATAGCGAATATCCGATTCATACGGTTCGAAGTGACTGGAAACTGATTGGTCGGATGTTTCTATGGACGTTACCCGTCATTGTGTTGTTAAAACTGCAAAACGACTTCGGGACGACCGTGGTGTTCCTGGCCATTTTAGGGGGACTATTAATTGTTTCGGGGATTACCTGGAAAATTTTAGCGCCCGGGATCATCGGGTTTGTGACCCTCGTGACGACCGCGGTCTTGCTGGTGGTAACCAGTGGTGGACGAGCTATCTTAGGGCACCTCGGCTTTCAACAGTACCAATTTGAACGAATTGATAGCTGGTTGCATCCAGCGTCTGATTCCAGTAACCAAGGATTCCAACTGTGGCAAAGTATGAAGGCAATTGGATCCGGTGGCCTAACTGGAACCGGCTTTAACGTGTCTCATGTGTATGTGCCCGTGCGAGAATCCGATATGATTTTCTCCGTCGTTGGAGAAAACTTTGGGTTTATCGGCGGGACATTACTGATTCTGTTATACTTTCTCTTGATTTATGAAATGATTAAAGTGACGTTCCAAACTCGCAACGTCTTTTATGCCTACATTTCAACGGGAGTAATTATGATGATCCTCTTCCACGTCTTTGAAAACGTGGGGATGAGCATCGATCTGATTCCGATGACGGGGATTCCGTTGCCGTTTATCAGTCAAGGGGGATCAGCCCTCATCGGGAATATGATTGGGATTGGGTTGATCATGTCGATGCAGTATCACAATCAAAATTCGATGTTTAGTA includes the following:
- a CDS encoding rod shape-determining protein gives rise to the protein MAQDIGIDLGTANVLVSVTGKGVVLNEPSVVAIDTKTNKVLAVGKEAYEMVGRTPGNIKAIRPLKDGVISDFDVTEAMLNYFIKKLSVKGMVSKPKVMICAPTNITNIERKAIIEAAQKSVGGEVFLEEEPKVAAIGAGMDIFEPTGSMVIDIGGGTSDIAVVSLGDIVASKSLKLAGDVMNQDIVDYMKRTHNIVIGEHTAEKIKKTIGTAKADPNDIKEIEVRGRDAVSGMPISVNINSTEIADAIHTSVQMIINAAKSVLETIPPELAADIIDRGVMLTGGGSMLNNIDVVISDALTVPVMVSEDPLENVAKGASSLLEHIDTEKKPKKSFSLFGRNN
- the yidD gene encoding membrane protein insertion efficiency factor YidD; this encodes MQTLLVKLIKAYQVGISAHTPPTCRYQPTCSHYTQTAIERFGSWRGLLMGGARILRCNPLVRGGFDPVPTRFQLRRTQKTRNGG
- the murA gene encoding UDP-N-acetylglucosamine 1-carboxyvinyltransferase produces the protein MDKIIVRGGNRLSGSVHIEGAKNAVLPILAATILGSEAQSVITNSPILSDVHVMNEVLRSLNLQVDFDENHNQITVDATGSISSEAPFEYVSKMRASIVVLGPLLARLGQARVALPGGCAIGSRPIDIHLKGFEAMGATIEQHEGYVEASAPNGLQGAEIYFDFPSVGATQNVMMAATLAHGTTVIKNVAREPEIVDLADMLNDMGAHITGAGTDTITIEGVTKLHGVHHEVVQDRIEAGTFMAAAAVTKGNVLVEHAIVEHNLPFIAKLREMGVTVTQEEQGVRIIGPDTLQPVDVETAPYPGFPTDMQPQMTVLQLAADGVSTLTENVFENRFMHLDELRRMNAKFEIKGNTVVMHGPTHFEGAEVAATDLRAAAALIMAGLIATGVTHITNLQYLDRGYYEIEKKLRHLGANIERVSTGN
- a CDS encoding FtsW/RodA/SpoVE family cell cycle protein, encoding MFQRKQVQDGDRIDWSIIFCVLMLALVGLGSIYVAVSHDTGGVSVVRTVVSQLVWYVIGAVAVVVIMQFDSQQLWKIAPYAYWFGIFLLFVVLFLYSRAYFAQTGAKSWFALGPFTFQPSEIMKPAYILMEARVIADHNSEYPIHTVRSDWKLIGRMFLWTLPVIVLLKLQNDFGTTVVFLAILGGLLIVSGITWKILAPGIIGFVTLVTTAVLLVVTSGGRAILGHLGFQQYQFERIDSWLHPASDSSNQGFQLWQSMKAIGSGGLTGTGFNVSHVYVPVRESDMIFSVVGENFGFIGGTLLILLYFLLIYEMIKVTFQTRNVFYAYISTGVIMMILFHVFENVGMSIDLIPMTGIPLPFISQGGSALIGNMIGIGLIMSMQYHNQNSMFSNVKQFS
- the atpD gene encoding F0F1 ATP synthase subunit beta; protein product: MSAGKVLQVIGPVVDVEFPLDGDLPEINDALRVQKGDDDVLVTEVALELGDGVVRTIAMDGTDGLRRGMEVENTGKPIEVPVGNDTLGRVFNVLGQTIDGGPKFGPDAERWSIHRAAPKFDEINPSTEVLETGIKVIDLLAPYIRGGKVGLFGGAGVGKTVLIQELIHNIAQGHNGISVFTGVGERTREGNDMYFEMKSSGVLKQTAMVYGQMNEPPGARMRVALTGLTIAEYFRDEAGKDVLLFIDNIFRFTQAGTEVSALLGRIPSAVGYQPTLATEMGQLQERITSTKKGAITSIQAVYVPADDYTDPAPATTFAHLDATTNLERSLTQQGIYPAVDPLASTSSALDPAIVGEEHFQVASEVQHELQRYRELQDIISILGMDELSDEEKTIVGRARRIQFFLSQPFSVAETFTNVPGKYVSVQDTVAGFKGILEGKYDYIPEDYFRNCGPIDDVVAKYEAAQKDTAK
- a CDS encoding DUF2969 family protein translates to MSRKEKQIELEVVATPNHENLVQIKGHTVGKIVPNADKFDCYVGEQVFHEKNEADALQQVIREYNLHQR
- a CDS encoding DUF1146 family protein; the encoded protein is MNGFGLQALISIISQLFFVILAFWAIQGIHFERFVPIKEQQGKVLLVLLALGLGSLSSNFFLSFIDNLKNLQFLF
- a CDS encoding F0F1 ATP synthase subunit epsilon, which gives rise to MAEAKNVLTVSIVTPDGSVYTNEQCSLAVVQTQTGDLGIMANHIPVIAALQIAPAEFKNQDGQTEIIAVNGGFVEFSNNELTIVADSAERKDQIDVNRATSAKERAQKEIEEANSNHDADTMKRAEVELRRALNRINVANRR